Genomic DNA from Equus asinus isolate D_3611 breed Donkey chromosome 10, EquAss-T2T_v2, whole genome shotgun sequence:
TTAAGaacaaaacaattcaatttaaaaatcactgaatgacAGCAATCAAAGTTCTGAAGTGATGCAGTTCACTGCAGCACTTGTTCGAAATGTCGTTAGAAAACCAACATATAGCGGGTTGTTATGGCAACTGGAATACCAGAGTTTATAACATCACTGTAATTAATGTTATCCAAACGTTATTAATCTTTCAACATCACTCACATTCTCTGAAGGAACAGCAGTTCTGGTTCTCCCAGGATTTTTCAGTAGTGTAATCTGTTGCAGctttcttcacattttattttattttcaagtagaTTGTAGTCTGACTTTGCTTTAGTGAAATTCGCTATTGTTTCTACTCCTTTACACATTCTATTTTGGCTGCTATTTTTTGataaaacttgaaagaaaatggaaaaaagggaTAACagctgaaaaacagaataaaggcTAAAGATGAAAAGATTTATGGATTTAAGTGTGGAGAAcctgagaaaaatattaaaatattttgcatacaGATATGTGGCATTAACTCACCGTTGCACAGCACTTTATGacttttaaagcagttttacataaattatttagtaTAACAACCCTGAGAGGATAAGTAATATTTTTGGGTGCTTACTATGTGACAGTTAATGTGATCTGCATACGTGAATTTTTTAGATCTCACAACAACCTGTAACATAAGTGTGGTTTAAAAATATGCCtccacaactcaacaacaagaataaaaaaaactattaaaaatgggcaaaggacttgagaagacgtttctccaaagatgatatatacAAAttgccaacaagtacatgaaaaggtgctcaacataactaatcattagagaaatgcaaatcaaaactacaatgcgctatcacctcacacccattagaatgtctactattaaaaaaaccccagaaaatgacaagtgttggggaggacgTAGAGAAATTGGGACCCTTGCGCACTGTTGGTGAGGGTGTAAAATGGTCcaaccactatgggaaacagtatcatggttgctcaaaaaattaaaaatagaatcagtgtatgatgcagcaatcccacttctgagtatatatcaaaaaaaattagaagacagTCTTGAAGAGATATTCGTACACTCattttcacagcagcattattcacagtggcAGGAGGTGGAAGCAAACCAAATGCCtgtggatagatgaatggataaacaaacagatggtggaatattattcagccttaaaaaaggaaggaaatcctgtcacatactacaacatggatgaacctggaggacattatcctaagtgaaatgagctagacacagaaaaataaatactgcattattccacttatatgaggaatctaaagtagtcaaattcataaaaacagaaagcagaatggtggttgccaggggctaggggaggGGAAACAGGGAGCTGTTTAATGGCTATGGagttcagctttgcaagatgaaaagattcTGGAGATCTGCTcaacaacgtgaatatacttaacactactgaattgtacattttaaaaatagttcagatggtaaattttatgttatgtgggttttttcctcccacaattaaaaaaaaccctctaagTTGACACTCCTTCCTTTAAAAGATGGAGCTAAGTCATCTCTCTCTGAGTGTGGATTGGACTTAGTAATTTGTTTCTAATGAGTAATGTGGAAGAAGTGGCAAGGTATGACTTTTAAaactaggtcataaaagacatttCTGCTTCTGCCTTATTCTCTTTTGGCTTTTTAAGGGAGCAGTGGGTCTTCCAGCCCCAGTCGggccttcagatgactgtagcCCTGGTTGGTATCTTGATTGCAACCTCATGAGAAACCCTGAGCCAGGAACTGCCTAGCTAAGCTGATTCACAGAAAATCACCCACAGAAAtaagtattataaatatttattgtttattaccCCCACTACAATTGGGACTAATTCATCACAcataatacaataaatattttccattaatcTGAAGCAATGAAGATCTCTGGTGTGTTAGGAGGGCTCCTCAAGCTTTTTGTGTTGACTGTGGTTTTGATGACATGTCTCTAGTCTGTTCTGAGCACTAGCTCTGGGTCAGATCAGACAAGTGCCTTGTGTGAATAACCTACAACCTCGGCCTCAGGAATGATACCTGGGAACTGGCTGTCCTGTAAGCTGAGGGCTGCtggatttctttgagttcttTTATCCTCTCTCTTTGTGTGGTGTCAAGAAATATGAATGCCCATGAGGTATTCTCATTGAAAGTTCAATCACATGTGAACCAGTGAGTACAGATATCAGAGGTCATATTCCAATATCGTACTATATTCAGAGAAAGTTTTTATTCACCTTTGTAAAGAAAGTGAAAGGGCATAATAGCAATACATCTGAGAAATATCCAAAggcaagcaagaaagaaaaactcaacATCATCTTGAGTAGAAAACATAGGTGTCCACCCAGGAGAGTCATTTGGGAATAGTTTCTCCCCTGTTGGACTACATAAATTCTATCCTTCTCTCTTAAGTCGGAATTAAGCTATAAATTCTGGAGAGCGAGGCATCTTCACTAACCTGCTACTCACTCTGGCTGCCTGAGGATTGGGTTGCTTCTCAGAAGTTGGCAAATGCCTATGTATATCATCTTTTACTGTTTTGAAAAAGccctttttaaatgaatgaacttGTTTTACTGCCCATGTTGATGAACTCTTTGGGTAGGAAAAAGGAACTTCCCAGGTTTTCAATTTGTaataaagatgttttttaaaaaataaagttttacataacctaaacaaaaaaggaaattgaagctctcagaattttagttttctttaccAAGTTCACATATCCAGAATGAGGGTGGCTAAGGCTACAAACCCAGACTTTTCTGCTTCTAAAATTTACACTCACTTTCTGCAACACCAGggaattattatcttcattttaggGATGAGGAAGCTGATCCCGagagaggctgagtgacttgcccatggtTTTATTGCTGGTCAGTACCAGAATTAGGTCATAAGTCTTAGTCCAACAGTCTTTCACACGACACCttattactttttgtttaatGTATTTTGTAAAGCTCTTGAGACATAAATTTGAATAAGATAATCCAGTGGAAAATATCCCAGCATTGAGGAAACATGGTAGGTACATAAATTAAAgttggtttcttagatttttaattgagaatttaaaattttaaaggagaTGGTAGTTTAAAAACGTATTCCATTAAATCATTAAATTGTTGAGAAAATAACTATGTAtaagagcaaaaatacaaactaatGTCTCATTTTGTTTACTGTTCAGTTTACATTTTCAGAGCATTTACATACCCAGCAGTCCGTGTGGCCTCTTTGCCTTGTAGCCACTTGGTC
This window encodes:
- the OOSP4A gene encoding LOW QUALITY PROTEIN: oocyte-secreted protein 4A (The sequence of the model RefSeq protein was modified relative to this genomic sequence to represent the inferred CDS: inserted 2 bases in 2 codons; substituted 4 bases at 4 genomic stop codons), with product MKISGVLGGLLKLFVLTXGFDDMSLVCSEHXLWVXIRQVPCVNNLQPRPQEXYLGTGCPVSXGLLDFFEFFYPLSLCGVKKYECPXGILIESSITCEPVSTDIRGHIPISYYIQRKFLFTFVKKVKGHNSNTSEKYPKASKKEKLNIILSRKHRCPPRRVIWE